The following nucleotide sequence is from Burkholderia gladioli.
ACCAAGGCGATCACCGCCACCGCCTGCATGCAGCTGATCGAGCAGGGCCGGCTCGCGCTCGACCAGCCCGCCGCCGAGATCCTGCCGCAACTGAAGGCGCCGCAGGTGCTGGAGGGCTTCGACGCGGCCGGCCAGCCCAGGCTGCGCCCGGCGCGCCGCGCGATCACGGTGCGCCACCTGCTCACGCATACCTCGGGCTACACCTACAGCATCTGGAGCGAGGCGCTGGGCCGCTACGAACAGGTCACGGGCATGCCCGACATCGGCTACTCGCTGAACGGCGCCTTCGCGGCCCCGCTCGAATTCGAGCCCGGCGAGCGCTGGCAATACGGCATCAGCATGGATTGGGTGGGCAAGCTGGTGGAGGCGGTGACCGACCAGTCGCTGGAAGTGGCGTTCCGCGAGCGGATCTTCGCGCCGCTCGGCATGCGCGATACGGGCTTCCTGATCGGCAGCGCGCAGAAGCGTCGCGTCGCCACCCTGCATCGGCGCCAGGCCGATGGCTCGCTGACGCCGGAACCCTTCGAGACCAACCAGCGGCCCGAGTTCTTCATGGGCGGCGGCGGGCTGTTCAGCACCCCGCGCGACTACCTCGTCTTCCTGCAGATGCTGCTGAACGGCGGCGCCTGGCGCGGCGAGCGGCTGCTGCGGCCCGACACTGTGGCGAGCATGTTCCGCAACCAGATCGGCGATCTTCAGGTTCGCGAAATGAAGACGGCCCAGCCGGCCTGGTCGAACAGCTTCGACCAGTTCCCCGGCGCGACGCACAAGTGGGGGCTGTCCTTCGATCTCAACAGCGAGCCGGGGCCGCACGGGCGCGGCGCCGGCTCGGGTAGCTGGGCCGGGCTGCTGAACACCTACTTCTGGATCGATCCCGTCAAGCGCGTGACGGGGGCGCTGTTCACGCAGATGCTGCCGTTCTACGACGCGCGCGTGGTCGATCTTTACGGGCGCTTCGAGCGCGGGCTCTACGACGGGCTGGGCCGGGCCTGAGCCGCGCCGCTCGCGCGACACAGTGGCGGCGGCCGTGGCTCGGGCAGCGGCATCCTCGAAGCCCGATCCGCCTATGTCACCCGAGCCGCGTGCGTCGCTCAGGTCCCATTCGCGCCGCCGTTCGCGACGGGCCGCTCGCGCGACAGCCCCTCGGAGAATACCTTCAGTGCTTCGAGCAAGGGCATCAGCGCCTGCCACAGCGCCTCGTCGTGCAGCAGCCGATACGCGCCCGTCACGCCGGGCGCCGTGTCGTGATGCGCGGCCGGCTGCCAGCTCGTGACATGCCGGATCGCATCGCCGGCGGCCAGCGCGGTGCGCTCCAGTTGCTCGGGCGGGATGCGCGACAGGGCGGTCAGCAGCACGAGCAGGTTCTGCATGCCGTTCTGCACCACCGGCTGGTCGAGGCCGGACAGCATGCCGGCGACATGGCTATTCGTATCGACGAAGTCGTGCGCGACGCGCAGGAAGCCATGCTGGTGAAGGCTGTCGAGCAGATGGCCGAGCGCATCGTGCGCGGCCGGCCGGGCTGCCGGGGAAGAGGAATCGGGATTGGCGGGATCGGCCATCGTTGCATCTCCGCAGGTAGGCCGCCTCGCATGGCGAGCGCGGCGCACGGGTGGGCGGCGACGTCGGGCCGCTGGCTGGGAAGACCGAGAAACACTGCGTGCCGGGCCGCGGACGCCGATCGACCTCGCATCCTCGCATGGAGTCGTGCCGCGATGCAGGGGCGCCGAACGCGGCTCGCGTCGACGCACCCGCACGCGAGGCCGGGCTCGCCTGGCACGAAGCATCTGGCGTGCCCGCGAGCGCGAAGCTGGCTTGCCGGATCGGGGCGCGTTTCATGCCCGATTGCACGGCAAGAACCGGAGCGCGCCGGGCGGCGCCGCCCGGCATCCTGGGAACCGTCAACCACCCACCCAGGAAACCCGTCATGCACGTCACCGCCCATCCCTCGATCCTCTACTTCGGCACGCCCGTCGCCCTGCTCGCTACCGTGAACGCCGACGGCAGCCACAACCTCGCGCCGATGTCCTCGGTGTTCTGGCTCGGCTGGCGCTGCTTCCTCGGCCTGCAGGGCAGCTCGAAGACCACCGAGAACCTGCGCCGCACGCGGCAGTTGGTGGTCAACCTGCCCTCGCCGGAACTGGTCGGCGCGGTCGACCGGCTGGCCCGCACCACCGGCTCGAACCCTGTGCCGCAGGACAAGCTGGAGCGCGGCTATCGCCACGAGCAGGACAAGTTCGGCGTGGCCGGGCTGACGGCCCTGCCTGCCGAGACGGTGCTCGCGCCGCGCGTGGCCGAATGCCCGGTGCAACTGGAAGCCGTGCTGGAGGACGAGCACGCCTACGACGCGGAAGGCCCGATGTCCGGTTTCATCGCGATCCTGGAAGCGCGCATCACGCGCGTGCACGTGGACCGCGCGATCCTGATGGACGGCCACCCGAACCGTATCGATCCCGACAAGTGGCGCCCGCTGATCATGAGCTTCCAGGAGTATTACGGGCTCGGGCCGAAGCTGCATCCCTCGCGGCTCGGCGAGATTCCCGAGGAGCTGTATCGCACGCCGGACTTCGAGCGCGCGGTCGAGGCCTGAGCGGACGAGCCGCGCGCGCCGGCGCCGGCGCCGATGCGCATCGCGTTGGCGCGCGGGCCTCGATCGCCTCGCGCCTCGCGCGGCCTTGTCGACTCAGCCCGCGCTCTCGCGCGGAAACGTCAGCACGAAGCGCGTGCCGCCGGCATCGCTCTCGGCATACACGGTGCCGCCATGCAGCTCCATCACCGAACGCACGATCGCCAGGCCCAGCCCGGCCACGCCGCCGGTACCGGGCGCCTGGCGGCTGCGTGCCGGATCGGCGCGATAGAAGCGGTCGAAGATGCGCTCCAGCAGCTCGGGCGCGATCGGCTCGCCGGGGTTGGTCACGCTGATGGTCAGCGCCTCGGCGCTCTCGCTCGCGGCCAGCCGGATCTCGCCGCCGCGCGGCGTGTAGCGCAGCGCATTGGCCAGCAGGTTGCCGATCGCGCGGCGGAACAGCTCCAGCTCGGCACTCAGCCGCCCGCCGCCTTCCACCCGCAGTTGCAGGCCGGCCTCGTCGGCGAGGCCCTCGAAATAACCGGCGATGCGCAGCAGTTCCTCACGCACCTCGAAGTCGCGCCGATGCGTGACGAAGCCGGGATGCTCGGCGCGCGCGAGGAACAGCACGTTCTCGATCATGCGCGACAGGCGCTCGTATTCCTCCAGGTTCGATTCCAGCAGCGCCTCGTATTCGGTCGCCGTGCGCGGCCGGCCGAGCGCCACCTCGGTGGCGCCGCGCATGTTGTTGAGCGGCGTGCGCAGGTCGTGGGCCAGGTCGGCGCTGAACTGCGAGAGCTGGCGAAAGCCCCGTTGCAGGCGCGCCAGCATCGCGTTGACGGCCTCGACCAGCGGCGCCAGCTCGCGCGGCACGCGCCCCGCGTCGAGCCGCGTATCGAGCCGATCGACCGTGATGCGGCCGGTATCGGCCACCACCCCGCGCAGCGGCCGCAGCGACAGGCGGATCAGGGCATAACCAACCAGCATCGAGAGCGCCGCGCCCACCCCGCCGGCCAGCCACAGCGTGTCGCGATAGCGGTCCAGCAGCGCGCGGCCGTCGCGCAGGTTGCGGGCGAGCACCAGCGCCACGCGCGTGCCGTCGCGCAGCCGCGCGTCGACCACCATGCCGTGCACCGGCATCCCGCCGCGCGTGGCCCAGGCGACGATCTGCGTGCCGACGATGCGCGCGGCCGGGTCCACATGCGGAGTGCCGCGCGGCACGATCGCGGCCAGCCCAAGCGCGTCGGGGCCGGGCCCTGCCTCGGCGCCGCTCGCCGCCTTCGGCGCCGGCTCGTCCTCGCCGGCATCCAGCTCGCGCGCATCGGGCCGCTGCGCGGCGGCGGCCGGATCGCCCGGCAAGGTGATCGCGAGATTGCGCGAGGCCAGCAGTTCCCCGTCCTCGGCGGCGGCCGCGAAGGACAGTGCGTTGTTGCCGAACACCACGCTGCTCAGGCGCTCGGCATGCGCGCGCACGTCCCCGGCCGAGGCCAGTTCCTCGGCCAGGCGCCGCGCATGGCGCGCGGCCAGCACCACGTCGAGGTCGCTCTGCTCGCTGACCTGCCGGTCCAGTTGCAGGTACACGTAGCTGCCGACCAGCGCGAACACGGCCAGCGTCATCGCGCCGAAGGCGACAGCGAGCGCGGCCGTCAGCGAACGCGCTCGCATCAGGGCGCCTCGTCCTTCAGTTCGAGCACGTAGCCGACGCCGCGCACGGTATGCACCAGCTTGACGGGAAACTCGTCGTCGATCTTCACGCGCAGCCGGCGGATCGCCACGTCCACCACGTTGGTATCGCTGTCGAAGTTCATGTCCCAGACGTAGGAGGCGATCTGCGTGCGGCTCAGCACCTCGCCCTGGCGCCGGGCCAGCAGGTGCAGCAGCGCGAACTCGCGCGGCGTCAGCTCGATGCGGGTCGCGCCGCGCCGCACGCGGCGGCGCAGCACGTCGATCTCCAGGTCGCCGATCGCGATCCATTCCGATTCGCGCGGCGGCCCGCGGCGCGCCAGGGTGCGCACCCGGGCCAGCAGCTCGACGAAGGCGAAGGGCTTGACGAGGTAGTCGTCGGCGCCGAGTTCGAGCCCGCGCACGCGGTCCTCGACATCGTCGCGCGCGGTCAGGAACAGCACCGGCGTGGCCTTGCTCGCGCGCAGCCGCTGCAGCACCGCCCAGCCGTCGAGCACGGGCAGCATCACGTCGAGCACGATCACGTCGTAGGGCTCCTCCTCGGCGAGCAGCAGCCCGTCGGCGCCGTCGGTGGCCAGGTCCACGCTCATGCCCGATTCCTCGAGCCCCTTCTTCAGATAGGCGCCCGTCTTCGGCTCGTCTTCGACTACCAGGATTCGCACCGCGCGCTCCCACCAGGTTGATACGCGCCGATGGTACCGGGATTCGCGCCGTCCGTGCCGGCCACGCGCGCGGATGACGAAAATGTAATCGGCGCGGGCCGGCAGCGCCCCGTGCGAGCGGCCCGGCGCGGCACAGATGACAAATCGGTAATGAACGCGTCAGCATCGCGCGACGCCCGCGCGGCCAGAATCGCCTTCATCGGCCCGCCGTCTCCCCACGACGCCGCAGCCGCCTCGCCCATGGTGGGCGAGCAAGGAGCCCATGATGCGATTCCCGATCCGGGCGGCACGCGCCGCCTCGCTGCTGGCGGCCTGCCTGGCCTGCTATTCGCAGGCCGGCCACGCGCAAACGAGCCGCGCCCAGGTGCGGGCCGAGCTGGTGCGCATCGAGCAGGCCGGCTTCGATCCGCTGCGCGAGCCGCTAGAATTCCCGGCCGACATCCAGGCCGCCGAGGCGCGGCTGGCGGCCGGCGGTGCGACGGCAGTCGCCGCGACGCCAGCGCTGCCGGCACTGGCGAACGCCGCCGGCGGCCATGCCTCGACGACGCCCCGCGTGACGAGCGTAGCAAGCGCAACGCATGACGGCGGCGTCGAGAACGGCGACGCACCGGCCCTCTCCCACTGAGCACCGCGCCCATGTCCACTTCCCGCTTCCCGCTCAAGACCGTCTGCCTGACGCTGGCGGCCACCGCACTGGCCGGCGCGGCCGGCGCGCTCGGCCTCATCTATTCCGGCTACTACGACGTCTCCGCCATCCCGCCTCACAACCCGCTGGTCGCCTGGGCGCTTCACAGCACCTACGAACACTCGCTGCACCGCCATGCGCAAGGCATCGTCGCCCCGCCCGACCTGATGAGCGAGGCGAACCTGGCCGCCGGCGCGCGGCGCTACGCGGCCACCTGCGTGGCCTGCCACGGCGCGCCGGGGCAGCCGCCCGGGCCGATCGCGCAAGGCATCCTGCCGGCCGCGCCGCTGCTGCTGGCCGCCACGCGCCGCAACAAGCCGCCCCTGATGTTCTGGACCATCCGCAACGGCGTGCGCATGACGGCCATGCCGGCCTTCGGCAAGAGCTTCGACGACCACGAGATCTGGCAACTGGCGGCCTTCCTGAACCACGCTCGCGGCATCTCGGCCGGCGATTACGCGAAGCTGGTGGCGGCCGGTGGGCCGCCCGCGCCCGCGCCGGCCGTCGCGCCCTGAGCCCTGCGTCAGAACACCGTGCGCAGGCTCAGGCTCGCCCCGAAGTTGTTGGCCTTGCCGGCGAAGTTCAGCGGCCCGTTCGGATCGTTGACCGAGGCGCCGGACAGATGGCTGTGGTCCACCTCGAGATAGACGTCGGTGCGCTTGCTGAGCAGGTAGTCGACGATGCCGTAGACGGTCTGCGTCGTGCCGCTGCGGCCGGGCGCGACATTGTTCGCGTGATCGTAGGCATAGGAGCCGATCACGCGCCATTGCGGCGCGAGCTGCCAGGACGCGCCGACCCGCACGAACGCGTCGTTGCGCGCGCTGCCCTGCGGGCCCGACGCGGTGGTGGCATTGCCGACGATGCTGGTATTGGCCAACGGCCCGCCGCTATTGGCCGCCGCCACGTTGAAACCGGCGTCGCGGCGCGCGTCGATGCCGTACAGGTAGAGCGCGAGCGGCCCCCAGGCATAGGTGCCGCCGAGCGAGCCGACCAGCAGCTTGTGGCCACCGCCGTCCTTCGACTGCGCGCCGGCGATGCCGAGCTTGCCGCCGCCGAAGCGATAGATCAGCGAGGCGGTGCTGGTGCTGCCCGACACGGCGCTGCCGGGCTGGCCGCCGAAGGCATGCTGCACCTGCAGCGTGACCGGCCCGAAATCCTTCTCGTATTGCAGCGTGTTGTCGAAGCGGATGCCCACCAGGAACAGCGACCAGTCGGTCGCGTTGACGTTGCCGCCGCCGATCGGGTCGAAGTTGAAGGCATAGAAGTTGTAGATGCCGCCATACTGGCGCCCCAGCTTGACGGTGCCGAAGCGATCGCTCTGCAGGCCGACCCAGGCGAAGCGCCCGAACAGCTGCCCTTGCTGGTCGGACTTGCCGTTGGCGATATTGAAGCCCGATTCGAGCTGGAAGATCGCGCGCGTGCCGCCGCCCAGTTCCTCCACGCCCTTCAGGCCGAAGCGGTTGCCGTTGACGGCGCCTTCGTTGATGCCGACCGTATTGCCGGCGGCCGAGCTCTGGAAGCGTATCGCCTCGTCGATCAGGCCATAGAGGGTGACGCTCGATTGCGCATGCGCGAGCCCGCAGGCGAGCGCCAGCCCGATACCAATGCCGATATCGCCGATGATCTTCTTCATTCGTTTTCCTGATTGATTTCGATTCGCCAGGCCGCGCGCATCGATCTTCCCCGCGGCTTTCGCCAACCGGCGGCGCATCGCGCGAGGCCATGCGCCGCCGGCAACCCCTGCTCCGTATCGAACGCGCGCCGTGGCTCGCAGTCCGCGATTCACGGCTTGCGCGGCAACGATCTCCGGGCAGGGCTGATTCTGTTATGGCCGATTCGGCAGGTCGAACTTGAAAATTAAATCGCGCGCATAAGGATTTCGAATACCGCGGGCGCGGTGCGCGACAGGCGAACGCAAGCGCGCGACACCATCACGGCCTCGCGCGCGGAAGACACGAAAAGGAAGGAAACGCCGCCTAGACGATGATGCGCGCGGCATCCTCGCCGAGCCGCGCGCCGTACTTGCGCACGGTCTCCACGGCGATCTCGACCAGCCGCTCGGTCCATTCGGAGCCGGTGCGCCAGGCGATCACGAAGGGCAGCGGCGGCGGCACCTCGATGCCGTCGAGCCGGCGCAGCGTGCCCTTCTCGAGCGGCACCGGCACCAGCGCGGGCGGCATCGCGGCCACCCCGAAGCCGGCCTGGGTGAGCTGGATCATCGCGGCCACCGAGTTCACGCAGCTCACGCGCGCCTCGCCGATGCCGTAGGACTGCATCAGCCGCAGCAGGTCCTGGTGCGGGCGCGAGTGGCGCGAATAGGTGATCAGCCGCTCGGCGCCGAGCCGGCGCAACGCCGAGGTGGGCGTGTCCTCGGGCTGCAGGCCCATCACGCGCGAGTTGGCCGCCGCGATCCACACCACCGACAGCTCCAGCACCTCGATGCTGCGGATCGTCTCGTCGCGCAGCATGTCGGTCTGGATCACCATGTCGAGCATGCCGCGCCGCAACTGCTCGTTGAGGTTGAGCGCGGTATCCGAGGTCACCTCGATATCGAGGTTCGGATAATGCGCCATCACGTCGGCGACGAAATCGACGAACCAGGAATGGATCGCGCTGTCCATCGCGCCGATCCGGATCGTGCCGTAGGCGAACTTCTCGCCCTGCAGCGATTCGTAGAGCTGGGTCATCGACTGGCTGACCTGCTCGGCGTGGCGCAGCACGCGCTCGCCCTCGCGCGTGAGCGTCACGCCCTTGGGGTCGCGCTTGAGCAGCTTGGCGCCCAGTTCCTGCCGAGCACCGAGATGCGGCTCGAGATGGCGGCCTGCGTCGAATGCAGCTTTTCCGCCGCGAGGCTGAAACTGCGCAGCTTCGCGACCCAGATGAAGGTCTCCAGGAACTTCAGGTTCACGTACGTCTCCTTCGCTGCCGGCGGCGCGGTGGGGTGCGCCGCCGGGTCCGTCCCAGCATATACCTCGGAAAAAACCCGCTGAACAGCGGCGACATCCCCACCCGCCGCGCTTCACTCGATCGCCTGCGCGATCGCGGCGATCAGATTGCCACCCTGCGCGACGATCGTGTCGCGATAGGACTCGAACATCGCGTCGCTCAGCTTCGCGTCGTCGCCGGTCGTGAAATGCGTCATGACCGGCGTCGCCGGCCAAGCGGCCAGATCATGGGAAGCGCGCCCGCTCGTCGGATTCGACGGCGGGCGTCGGGAGAGGAAAAGGGATGGAGCGACGCGCGGCGCTTACATCAGCAAATACAGCAGGAAGATATTGACCACCAGCAGGCACAGCGCGGTCGGCGCCTGGGCGCGGATCACGCCGTACTTGTCGCGCAGTTCGAGCAGCGCGGCCGGCACGATGTTGAAGTTGGCGGCCATCGGCGTGAGCAGGGTGCCGCAATAACCCGAGAACATGCCGATCGCGGCCAGCGGCGCCGGGTTGGCATGGAACACGCCGATCAGCACCGGCACGCCGATGCCGCCCGTCATCACCGGGAAGGCCGCGAAGCCGTTGCCCATGATCGCCGCGAACAGCGCCATGCCGATGCAGTACACGGCCACCGCCAGCAAGCGCGCGTCGAGGCTGATATAGGCGGTGCTCAGGTGCGCGATGGCCTTGCCCACGCCGGCATCGGCGAACACCAGGCCCAGCATGCCGAGCATCTGCGGCAGCACCACCGCCCACGACACCGCGTCGATCAGCCGGCGCGCCTCCAGCACGCCCTGCTTCGGACCATCGCCGGTGAGCCGGCAGGCGAAGCCGAAGGCGATCACGCAGCCGATCCCGAACGAGACCAGGGTCGCGTTCTTCGGATCGAGCACGGCGGTGCCGCCGAACACCAGGTGCGGCGCCAGCAGGGTGCCGATCACGGTCACCAGCGGAATCGTCAGGGCCGGCAGGAACAGGCGGTTGCCCAGACGCATCGCGTTCGCGCGCCGCGTCGCCTCGTCGGGCACCTTGGGTTTGGCGCCCACCACGCCGCCGAAGCCGGCCACCAGCGCCATCGCCACCACCAGCGCGCCGACCACCTCGGGCGGCAGCCGGTCGCCGGCCAGGAACACGATGCCGTAGACGATCCAGAAAGCGCCGGCCAGGAAGCGCCTGGGATGCGCGCGATCGCTGACGATCACGCCGCCGATCACGATCAGCAGCAGGCCCAGCAGCCAGAAGAACCAGTCGAGCGTGACGATCATGCCTGTTCTCCCTGCGCGCGCGCATCGTCGCTCGGCTCGCGGGCAGAGGCGGGCAAGGCCGCGGCCTCGCGCGCCAGCCAGCCGTCGAGGCGCCAGAGCCGGAAGCCGTGGATCAGGAAGGCCGAGATCGCGGTCGGGATGCCGTACAGCGCGACGTGCATCGGCTCGACGACCACGCCCGCCTCCTTCAGGAAGGTGACCATCAGCACGATCGCGCCGAAGGCCACGAACACGTCCTCGCCGAAGAACAGGCCGATGTTGTCGGCCGAGGCCGCGAAGGCGCGCAGCCGCTCGCGCACCGCCTCGCCGAAGCGGCCGAAGCGCGATCGCGCGGCGCCTTCGGCCATCGGCGCGACCAGCGGGCGGACCATCTGCGGATGGCCGCCGAGCCCGGTCAGGCCCACCGCGGCGGTCAGCTCGCGCACCAGCAGGTAGGCCACCAGCAGGCGCCCCGGCGTGGCCGCGCGGATGTTGCCGATCCAGATCTGGGCCCGCTCGCGCAGGCCGTGCCGCTCCAGCAGGCCGATCACCGCCAGCGGCAGCAGGGTGATCAGTGCGATCACACGGGTCTTGACGAAACCCGCGCCGATCGCGGCCAGCACGTGCTGGAGCGGGAAATGCGCGGCCAGGCCGGTGACGATCGCCGCCACCATCACGATCAGCATCGGGTTGAAACGCAGGACGAAGCCCGCCACGATCAGCACGACGCCGATCAGCGGGTACAGGTTCACGGTTGACTGCATGGAAGGATCTCCTGTTGCCGGGAAAGAGAACGGCCCCGCCGCGCGGACGGGACCGCCTTGCCTGCGCACGTGCGCCGCCTGAGCCGCGGCTGCCGTGCGCCTGTTGGTTTGTCGCTGTTCACGTTCGGCGTCATGCCGACTCCGCGTGGCCGTAACCGCCGCCTCCCGGCGTCTCGATCACGAACACGTCGCCCGCGTGGACGGTGGTCGTGTGCGTCGCGCCGAACTGCTCGACGGCGCCGCCGGCACGCTCGATCCAGTTGCGCCCGACGCTGCCGGGCGCCCCGCCCGCCAGCCCGAACGGCGGCACGCGGCGGCGGTTGGCGAGGATGTTGGCGCTCAGGCTGCGCAGGAAGCGGATCCGCCGCACCGCGCCGTCGCCGCCCGCCTGCCGCCCCGCGCCGCCGCTGCCGGCGCGGATCGCATGCTGCTCGACCAGCACCGGGAAGCGCCACTCGATCACCTCCGGGTCGGTCATCCGCGAATTCGTCATGTGCGTCTGTACCGCCGAGGTGCCCGGATGCGTGCCGCCCGCGCCCGAACCGCCGGCGATGGTCTCGTAGTACTGCTGGGCATCGTCGCCGAACGTGAAGTTGTTCATCGTACCCTGAGAACCCGCCAGCACCGCAAGCGCGCCATAAAGCGCGTCGGTCACCGACTGCGAGACCTCGACATTGCCGGCCACCACCGCGGCCGGGTAGGCCGGGTTGAGCATCGAGCCGTGCGGGATCACGATCTCGATGGGCCGCAGCACACCCTCGTTCATGGGAATCGCGTCGGTCAGCAAGGTGCGGAACACGTAGAGCACGGCCGCCTTGCAGATCGAGCGCGGCGCGTTGAAGTTGCTGCCGCGCTGCGCGCTGGTGCCGGTGAAGTCGACGCGCGCGGCACGCCGCTCGCGGTCGATCGTGACGCGCACGCGGATCACCGCGCCGTCGTCCATCTCGTAGGCGAACTCGCCGTCCGACAGGGACAGCAGCGCGGCGCGCACCGCCTCCTCGGCATTGGCCTGCACGTGGCCCATGTAGGCCAGCACCACCTCGGCGCCGTAGCGCCCCGCCACCCGCAGCAGCTCGCTCGCGCCGCATTCGCAGGCGGCGATCTGGGCGGTCAGGTCGGCGATGTTCTGGTCGATGTTGCGGCTCGGCCAGGGGCCGGCGGCGAACAGCGCGCGCACCTCGTCCTCCAGGAAGCGGCCCGCCGCGACGATGCGCACGTTGTCGAGCAGCACGCCCTCTTCCTCGATGGTGGTGCTGTCGGGCGGCATCGAGCCCGGCGTGATGCCGCCGACGTCGCCGTGATGGCCGCGCGCGGCCACGTAGAACAGCAGCTCGCCCGCCGCGCCGTGCACCGGCATCACCACCGTGATGTCGGGCAGGTGGGTACCGCCGTTGTAGGGCACGTTGAGCATGAACACGTCGCCGCGCCCGAGGCTCGCGCCGTGCTCGCAGATCACGCTCTGCACGCTGTCGCTCATCGAGCCCAGATGCACGGGGATATGCGGCGCGTTCGCGATCAGCCCGCCCTCGCGATCGAAAATCGCGCAGGAGAAGTCGAGCCGCTCCTTCATGTTGACCGAGTACGAGGTCTTCTCCAGCGTCACGCCCATCTGCTGCGCGATCGACATGAACAGGTTGTTGAAGATCTCCAGGTGCACCGGGTCGCGCGCGGTGGTGATCGCGTGCGCCGCGCCGGCCGCCTCGACGCGGTCCAGGCGCAGCGTGCCGTCCTCCAGCACGCAGGCGGTCCAGCCCTCGGCCAGCACGATGGTCGAGATTTCCTCGGTGATCAGCGCGGGGCCGGCCAGGCTCGCGCCGATCGCGAGATCGCGGCGCGCATGCAGCGGCACCGTCAGCGCGCGTGCGCCGGCGAACAAGGTGGCCTCGCTGCCGGCCGCGGCCGCCGGGTTGGCCTTGCGCGGCGCGGCGCCGTGCAGGGTGGGCGGCTCGCTCAGGCCGATCGCCTCCACCACCACCGATTCGACCACCAGCGGCTTGTCGTGCATCGCGAAGCCGTAGCGCTTGCGGTGCAGCGCCTCGAAGGCGGCGGCCATCTCCGGCGCCTCGCCGAACGGCACCTCCAGCGTCGAATCGGTATCGCGATACTTGAGGCGCGCCGCGCGGGTGGCCCGCAGCGCCTCGCGCGGCACGCGCTGCGCCAGGATCGCCTCGACCGCCTCGCCCTCGAGCCGCGCGAACACGGCCGCCAGCGCAGCGGGCGTGCCGGCCTCGAGCGGCGCTTCGACGGCATGCTCGCGCAGCACGCGCAGGTCGGCCAGGCCCATGCCGAAGGCCGACAGCACGCCCGCGAAGGGGTGCAGCACGATGCGCCGCATGCCGAGCTGGTCGGCCACCGCGCAGGCGTGCTGGCCGCCCGCGCCGCCGAAGGCGCACAGCGCGTAGTCGGCCAGGTCGTGGCCGCGCTCGACCGAGATGGTCTTGATGGCCTGCGCCATGTTGTCGACGGCCACCGCCAGGAAACCTTCGGCCACCGCCTCGCCGCTCATCGCGCGGCCGGTCTCGCGCTCGATGCGGCGCGCCAGTTCGGCAAATTTGGCGCGCACGATCGTCACGTCGAGCGGCAGGTCGCCCCGGCTGCCGAACACATGCGGGAAGTGCGCCGGCTGCACGCGGCCCAGCATCACGTTGCAGTCGGTCACGGTCAGCGGGCCGCCGTTGCGATACGAGGCGGGGCCCGGGTAGGCGCCGGCCGATTCGGGGCCGACCTTGAAGCGGCCGTGCTCGAAGCTGCAGATCGAGCCGCCGCCGGCCGCCACGGTGTGGATGTCCATCATCGGCGCGCGCACGCGCACGCCGGCCACGCGCGTCTCGAACACG
It contains:
- a CDS encoding serine hydrolase domain-containing protein is translated as MSTRIPRRQWLKGASGLLAAASLGRLANREASAAEVSAAAPLDTRSLGASPRAALDACLQKAVDDGTLKSVVAMAATERGLAYQGARGPANAAGEPIGADTVFWMLSMTKAITATACMQLIEQGRLALDQPAAEILPQLKAPQVLEGFDAAGQPRLRPARRAITVRHLLTHTSGYTYSIWSEALGRYEQVTGMPDIGYSLNGAFAAPLEFEPGERWQYGISMDWVGKLVEAVTDQSLEVAFRERIFAPLGMRDTGFLIGSAQKRRVATLHRRQADGSLTPEPFETNQRPEFFMGGGGLFSTPRDYLVFLQMLLNGGAWRGERLLRPDTVASMFRNQIGDLQVREMKTAQPAWSNSFDQFPGATHKWGLSFDLNSEPGPHGRGAGSGSWAGLLNTYFWIDPVKRVTGALFTQMLPFYDARVVDLYGRFERGLYDGLGRA
- a CDS encoding flavin reductase family protein, whose amino-acid sequence is MHVTAHPSILYFGTPVALLATVNADGSHNLAPMSSVFWLGWRCFLGLQGSSKTTENLRRTRQLVVNLPSPELVGAVDRLARTTGSNPVPQDKLERGYRHEQDKFGVAGLTALPAETVLAPRVAECPVQLEAVLEDEHAYDAEGPMSGFIAILEARITRVHVDRAILMDGHPNRIDPDKWRPLIMSFQEYYGLGPKLHPSRLGEIPEELYRTPDFERAVEA
- a CDS encoding heavy metal sensor histidine kinase — protein: MMRARSLTAALAVAFGAMTLAVFALVGSYVYLQLDRQVSEQSDLDVVLAARHARRLAEELASAGDVRAHAERLSSVVFGNNALSFAAAAEDGELLASRNLAITLPGDPAAAAQRPDARELDAGEDEPAPKAASGAEAGPGPDALGLAAIVPRGTPHVDPAARIVGTQIVAWATRGGMPVHGMVVDARLRDGTRVALVLARNLRDGRALLDRYRDTLWLAGGVGAALSMLVGYALIRLSLRPLRGVVADTGRITVDRLDTRLDAGRVPRELAPLVEAVNAMLARLQRGFRQLSQFSADLAHDLRTPLNNMRGATEVALGRPRTATEYEALLESNLEEYERLSRMIENVLFLARAEHPGFVTHRRDFEVREELLRIAGYFEGLADEAGLQLRVEGGGRLSAELELFRRAIGNLLANALRYTPRGGEIRLAASESAEALTISVTNPGEPIAPELLERIFDRFYRADPARSRQAPGTGGVAGLGLAIVRSVMELHGGTVYAESDAGGTRFVLTFPRESAG
- a CDS encoding heavy metal response regulator transcription factor, whose protein sequence is MRILVVEDEPKTGAYLKKGLEESGMSVDLATDGADGLLLAEEEPYDVIVLDVMLPVLDGWAVLQRLRASKATPVLFLTARDDVEDRVRGLELGADDYLVKPFAFVELLARVRTLARRGPPRESEWIAIGDLEIDVLRRRVRRGATRIELTPREFALLHLLARRQGEVLSRTQIASYVWDMNFDSDTNVVDVAIRRLRVKIDDEFPVKLVHTVRGVGYVLELKDEAP
- a CDS encoding DUF4148 domain-containing protein; its protein translation is MMRFPIRAARAASLLAACLACYSQAGHAQTSRAQVRAELVRIEQAGFDPLREPLEFPADIQAAEARLAAGGATAVAATPALPALANAAGGHASTTPRVTSVASATHDGGVENGDAPALSH
- a CDS encoding c-type cytochrome gives rise to the protein MSTSRFPLKTVCLTLAATALAGAAGALGLIYSGYYDVSAIPPHNPLVAWALHSTYEHSLHRHAQGIVAPPDLMSEANLAAGARRYAATCVACHGAPGQPPGPIAQGILPAAPLLLAATRRNKPPLMFWTIRNGVRMTAMPAFGKSFDDHEIWQLAAFLNHARGISAGDYAKLVAAGGPPAPAPAVAP
- a CDS encoding porin — encoded protein: MKKIIGDIGIGIGLALACGLAHAQSSVTLYGLIDEAIRFQSSAAGNTVGINEGAVNGNRFGLKGVEELGGGTRAIFQLESGFNIANGKSDQQGQLFGRFAWVGLQSDRFGTVKLGRQYGGIYNFYAFNFDPIGGGNVNATDWSLFLVGIRFDNTLQYEKDFGPVTLQVQHAFGGQPGSAVSGSTSTASLIYRFGGGKLGIAGAQSKDGGGHKLLVGSLGGTYAWGPLALYLYGIDARRDAGFNVAAANSGGPLANTSIVGNATTASGPQGSARNDAFVRVGASWQLAPQWRVIGSYAYDHANNVAPGRSGTTQTVYGIVDYLLSKRTDVYLEVDHSHLSGASVNDPNGPLNFAGKANNFGASLSLRTVF